A window of the Bacteroides thetaiotaomicron VPI-5482 genome harbors these coding sequences:
- a CDS encoding RelA/SpoT family protein, which yields MDNITPKEIADEEMINQAFQELLNDYLHTKHRKRVEIITKAFNFANQAHKGIKRRSGEPYIMHPIAVAQIVCNEIGLGSTSICAALLHDVVEDTDYTVEDIENIFGPKIAQIVDGLTKISGGIFGDRASAQAENFKKLLLTMSNDIRVILIKIADRLHNMRTLGSMLPNKQYKIAGETLYIYAPLANRLGLYKIKTELENLSFKYEHPEEYAEIEEKLNATAAERDKVFNDFTAPIRTQLDKMGLKYRILARVKSIYSIWNKMQTKHVPFEEIYDLLAVRIIFEPRNVEEELNDCFDIYVSISKIYKPHPDRLRDWVSHPKANGYQALHVTLMGNNGQWIEVQIRSERMNDVAEQGFAAHWKYKEGGGSEDEGELEKWLKTIKEILDDPQPDAIDFLDTIKLNLFASEIFVFTPKGELKTMPQNSTALDFAFSLHTDIGSHCIGAKVNHKLVPLSHKLQSGDQVEILTSKSQRVQPQWEVFATTARARAKIAAILRKERKANQKIGEELLNEFLKKEEIRPEEAVIEKLRKFHNFKNEEELLAAIGSKAITLGEADKNELREKQTSNWKKYLTFSFGNSNKEKPEEKEPQEKEKINPKEILKLTEESLQKKYIMAECCHPIPGDDVLGYVDENDRIIIHKRQCPVAAKLKSSYGNRILATEWDTHKELSFLVYIYLRGIDSMGLLNEVTQVISRQLNVNIRKLAIETNDGIFEGKIQLWVHDVEDVKTICNNLKKIQNIKQVNRVEE from the coding sequence ATGGATAATATAACCCCCAAAGAAATAGCAGATGAAGAGATGATCAATCAGGCGTTCCAGGAACTTCTGAATGATTATCTCCATACTAAACATCGCAAACGAGTTGAAATCATCACAAAAGCTTTCAACTTCGCTAATCAGGCACACAAAGGAATCAAACGCCGATCCGGCGAACCTTATATCATGCACCCGATTGCCGTTGCACAAATAGTATGTAACGAAATTGGTCTTGGTTCTACTTCTATCTGTGCGGCACTGCTGCACGACGTAGTAGAAGACACTGATTACACGGTAGAAGACATCGAAAATATCTTTGGACCGAAGATTGCCCAGATTGTAGACGGACTGACCAAAATCTCCGGAGGGATCTTCGGTGACCGTGCTTCGGCACAGGCAGAGAACTTCAAGAAGTTACTGCTCACCATGTCGAACGATATCCGAGTTATCCTGATCAAAATAGCCGACCGCTTGCACAATATGCGCACGCTGGGTTCCATGCTGCCCAACAAGCAATATAAGATAGCAGGAGAAACTCTCTACATCTATGCCCCGTTAGCCAACCGCCTAGGTCTGTACAAGATAAAAACAGAGCTTGAAAACCTCAGCTTCAAATATGAACACCCCGAAGAATATGCCGAGATAGAAGAAAAGCTGAATGCTACCGCCGCCGAACGCGACAAAGTATTCAACGACTTCACAGCTCCGATCCGCACCCAGCTGGATAAGATGGGGCTGAAATACCGGATTTTGGCACGTGTGAAATCGATCTACTCCATCTGGAACAAGATGCAGACCAAACACGTCCCGTTCGAGGAGATTTATGACTTGCTCGCTGTCCGCATCATCTTCGAACCACGCAACGTGGAAGAAGAGCTCAACGACTGTTTCGACATCTATGTCTCCATTTCCAAGATATACAAGCCTCATCCCGACCGCCTACGCGACTGGGTAAGCCACCCGAAGGCGAATGGTTACCAAGCATTGCACGTCACCCTGATGGGAAACAACGGACAATGGATCGAGGTACAGATTCGCAGCGAACGGATGAACGATGTTGCAGAACAAGGCTTTGCCGCCCACTGGAAATATAAAGAAGGAGGAGGCAGCGAAGACGAAGGTGAACTGGAGAAATGGCTGAAAACCATTAAAGAGATACTGGATGATCCGCAACCGGACGCAATCGACTTTTTGGATACGATCAAACTGAACCTGTTTGCTTCCGAAATCTTCGTGTTCACTCCGAAGGGAGAGTTAAAGACAATGCCACAAAACTCTACGGCACTGGATTTTGCCTTCTCACTGCACACAGATATCGGTAGCCATTGTATCGGCGCCAAGGTCAATCATAAACTGGTGCCGCTAAGTCATAAACTGCAAAGTGGAGATCAGGTTGAAATATTGACCTCCAAATCCCAACGTGTACAACCGCAATGGGAGGTATTTGCAACGACCGCCCGTGCCCGTGCCAAGATCGCAGCGATTCTTCGCAAAGAACGGAAAGCGAATCAGAAAATTGGCGAAGAGCTACTCAACGAGTTTCTGAAGAAGGAAGAAATACGTCCGGAAGAAGCTGTCATCGAGAAGTTGCGTAAATTTCACAACTTCAAGAATGAAGAAGAGTTACTGGCCGCTATCGGCAGCAAAGCCATTACTTTGGGAGAAGCGGACAAGAACGAGCTGAGAGAAAAGCAAACCAGCAACTGGAAGAAATACCTGACGTTCTCCTTCGGGAACAGCAACAAGGAAAAACCGGAAGAGAAAGAACCGCAGGAAAAAGAAAAGATCAATCCGAAAGAGATTCTTAAACTGACCGAAGAAAGCCTGCAAAAGAAATACATCATGGCCGAATGTTGTCATCCGATTCCCGGTGATGATGTTTTGGGTTACGTTGATGAAAACGACCGCATTATTATTCATAAACGCCAGTGCCCTGTTGCTGCCAAGCTGAAAAGCAGCTATGGTAACCGTATATTAGCGACCGAATGGGATACTCACAAAGAACTTTCTTTCCTCGTATATATCTATTTAAGAGGTATAGACAGCATGGGACTTCTGAATGAAGTGACTCAGGTCATTTCCAGACAGCTCAACGTGAACATCCGTAAACTTGCCATTGAAACGAATGACGGGATATTCGAAGGAAAGATTCAGCTATGGGTACACGATGTGGAAGATGTAAAGACAATCTGTAATAATCTGAAGAAGATTCAAAACATCAAACAGGTGAACCGGGTGGAGGAATAA
- the surE gene encoding 5'/3'-nucleotidase SurE codes for MESKKPLILVSNDDGVMAKGISELVKFLRPLGEIVVMAPDSPRSGSGSALTVTHPVHYQLVKREVGLTVYKCTGTPTDCIKLALGSVLDRKPDLIVGGINHGDNSAINVHYSGTMGVVIEGCLKGIPSIGFSLCNHRPDADFEPSGPYIRKIAAMILEKGLPPLTCLNVNFPDTPNLKGVKVCEQAKGCWVNEWVTCPRLDDHNYFWLTGSFTDHELENENNDHWALENGYVAITPTTVDMTAYGFIDELNGYCQQLEF; via the coding sequence ATGGAAAGTAAGAAGCCGTTGATCCTCGTTTCGAATGACGATGGTGTTATGGCTAAAGGTATTAGTGAATTGGTGAAGTTCCTTCGTCCGTTGGGGGAAATTGTTGTAATGGCACCCGACTCTCCGCGCTCCGGCAGCGGCAGTGCATTGACGGTGACTCATCCGGTTCATTATCAACTGGTCAAAAGAGAAGTGGGACTGACTGTATATAAATGTACAGGAACGCCGACCGATTGTATCAAGCTGGCATTGGGCTCAGTGCTCGACCGGAAGCCTGACCTGATCGTAGGCGGTATCAATCATGGAGATAATTCCGCTATTAACGTGCATTATTCGGGAACGATGGGAGTGGTGATTGAAGGCTGTCTGAAGGGAATTCCTTCGATTGGTTTTTCTCTGTGCAATCATCGGCCCGATGCTGATTTTGAACCTTCGGGTCCTTATATACGCAAGATAGCTGCCATGATATTGGAAAAAGGACTGCCCCCGTTGACTTGTCTTAATGTGAACTTTCCCGATACTCCCAACCTCAAAGGAGTGAAGGTTTGCGAACAGGCAAAGGGATGCTGGGTGAATGAATGGGTAACTTGCCCCCGTCTCGATGACCATAATTACTTTTGGCTGACCGGTTCATTCACCGATCATGAACTTGAAAACGAGAATAATGATCATTGGGCGCTGGAAAACGGATATGTGGCTATCACGCCAACGACAGTCGATATGACTGCTTATGGCTTTATAGATGAACTGAATGGCTATTGTCAGCAACTGGAATTCTGA
- a CDS encoding lytic transglycosylase domain-containing protein, whose product MKKLENYCSIIFLFLLATTQVKAQSVDVVIRENGTERKESIDLPKSMTYPLDSLLNDWKAKNYIDLGKDCSTAEVNPLFSDSVYIDRLSRIPAVMEMPYNDIVRKFIDMYAGRLRNQVSFMLSACNFYMPIFEEALDAYGLPLELKYLPIIESALNPSAVSRAGASGLWQFMIGTGKIYGLESNSLIDERRDPIKATWAAARYLKEMYDIYGDWNLVIAAYNCGPGTINKAIRRAGGETDYWKIYNLLPKETRGYVPAFIAANYVMTYYCDHNICPMETNIPASTDTVQVTKNLHFEQIAELCNVPLEEVKSLNPQYKKQVIPGTTKPCTLRLPQGAISTFIDKQDTIYAHRADELFRNRKTVAVKEVTPTTRRQTSAVAGKGKLTYYKIKSGDTLSSIAEKLGVRVKDIQQWNGMSNTRIAAGKQLKIYK is encoded by the coding sequence ATGAAGAAATTAGAAAACTATTGTTCGATTATTTTCCTTTTCCTGTTGGCAACCACACAGGTAAAAGCTCAAAGTGTAGATGTAGTTATTCGTGAAAACGGAACCGAACGCAAAGAAAGCATCGATCTTCCAAAGAGTATGACTTACCCGCTCGACAGTCTGCTGAACGACTGGAAAGCTAAAAACTATATTGATTTAGGCAAAGATTGCAGTACGGCGGAAGTGAATCCTTTATTCAGTGATTCTGTCTACATTGACCGCCTTTCACGTATTCCGGCTGTCATGGAAATGCCTTATAATGACATTGTACGCAAATTCATCGATATGTACGCGGGTCGCCTGCGCAATCAGGTTTCATTCATGCTGAGCGCCTGCAATTTCTATATGCCTATTTTCGAAGAAGCACTGGACGCTTACGGACTTCCTTTGGAACTGAAGTACCTGCCGATTATCGAATCTGCACTGAATCCTTCAGCTGTGTCACGTGCCGGTGCTTCTGGACTGTGGCAATTCATGATTGGAACAGGAAAGATTTACGGTCTTGAATCCAATAGTCTGATAGACGAACGCCGCGACCCGATCAAAGCAACCTGGGCTGCCGCCCGTTACTTGAAAGAGATGTACGATATTTATGGAGACTGGAATCTGGTTATAGCAGCCTATAACTGTGGCCCAGGTACTATCAACAAGGCAATCCGCCGCGCCGGAGGCGAAACGGATTACTGGAAAATCTATAACCTGCTGCCTAAAGAGACACGCGGATATGTACCTGCTTTCATCGCAGCCAACTACGTGATGACATACTATTGCGACCACAACATCTGTCCGATGGAAACAAACATTCCGGCAAGCACAGATACGGTGCAAGTCACTAAAAACCTTCATTTCGAGCAGATTGCCGAACTTTGCAATGTTCCGCTGGAGGAAGTGAAAAGCCTGAATCCCCAATACAAGAAACAAGTGATTCCCGGCACGACCAAACCTTGTACATTACGTTTACCACAAGGTGCCATCAGTACGTTTATTGACAAGCAAGATACAATCTACGCACACCGTGCCGACGAGCTATTCCGCAACCGCAAAACCGTTGCAGTGAAAGAAGTTACTCCAACCACCCGCAGACAGACAAGCGCTGTTGCCGGTAAAGGAAAATTAACTTATTATAAGATAAAAAGTGGAGACACTCTTTCATCGATTGCCGAAAAGCTAGGCGTACGTGTCAAAGATATACAGCAGTGGAACGGTATGTCGAACACCAGAATCGCAGCAGGAAAACAATTGAAAATCTACAAATAA
- a CDS encoding phosphatidate cytidylyltransferase — protein sequence MISNFIKRAITGILFVAILVGCILYNSFSFGILFMAISALTIYEFGQLINSRAEGVNVNKTIIMLGGAYLFLAVMGFCIDAADSKIFIPYLLLLLYLMISELYLKKASSMLNWAYSMLSQLYIGLPFALLNVLAFHTDPEYSSVSYNPILPLSIFIFLWLSDTGAYCVGSLIGKHRLFERISPKKSWEGSIGGGVVAIGASFVLAHYFTIMSMWEWAGLALVVVVFGTWGDLTESLLKRQLHVKDSGTILPGHGGMLDRFDSALMAIPAAVFYLYALTWF from the coding sequence TTGATTAGTAATTTTATAAAACGGGCCATTACGGGTATACTCTTTGTCGCCATTCTGGTGGGATGTATACTCTATAATTCTTTCAGCTTCGGCATTCTGTTCATGGCGATCAGTGCACTGACGATCTATGAATTCGGACAGTTAATCAACAGCCGTGCAGAAGGAGTCAACGTAAACAAAACCATTATCATGCTGGGAGGAGCTTACCTGTTCCTCGCAGTGATGGGATTCTGTATCGACGCAGCCGACTCCAAGATTTTCATTCCTTATTTGCTGTTGCTGCTCTATTTGATGATCAGCGAATTGTATCTGAAAAAGGCAAGTTCAATGCTTAACTGGGCATATTCCATGCTCAGCCAGCTTTATATAGGCCTGCCGTTTGCCTTGCTTAATGTCTTGGCGTTTCATACTGATCCGGAATATAGCAGCGTAAGCTACAATCCGATTCTGCCATTGTCCATCTTTATATTCCTTTGGCTGAGTGATACAGGTGCATATTGCGTCGGTTCATTAATTGGCAAACACCGCTTGTTTGAACGTATCTCTCCTAAAAAATCATGGGAAGGTTCCATCGGCGGCGGAGTAGTAGCTATCGGAGCTTCTTTTGTCTTGGCACATTACTTCACGATTATGTCGATGTGGGAATGGGCAGGTCTCGCTTTAGTCGTTGTCGTTTTCGGAACATGGGGCGACCTGACAGAATCATTACTGAAACGCCAGCTGCACGTTAAAGATTCAGGGACCATTCTTCCGGGACACGGAGGGATGCTCGACCGTTTCGACAGTGCTTTGATGGCTATACCGGCAGCAGTCTTTTATCTGTATGCACTAACTTGGTTTTAA
- a CDS encoding MerR family transcriptional regulator encodes MLNTDKELKLYYSIAEVADMFGVNASLLRFWEKEFPQISPRTTGRGIRQYRKEDVETIGLIYHLVKEKGLTLPGARQRLKDNKEATVRNYEIVNRLKGIKEELLAIKKELDGR; translated from the coding sequence ATGCTGAATACGGACAAAGAACTAAAATTATATTACTCCATAGCCGAAGTGGCCGATATGTTTGGAGTCAATGCATCCTTGCTTCGTTTTTGGGAGAAGGAGTTCCCGCAGATTTCTCCCAGGACAACGGGGAGGGGGATACGTCAGTATCGAAAGGAGGATGTGGAAACGATTGGTCTGATCTATCATCTGGTGAAGGAGAAAGGTCTGACGCTTCCCGGTGCCCGTCAACGGTTGAAGGATAATAAGGAAGCCACGGTTCGCAATTACGAAATTGTGAACCGTCTGAAAGGTATTAAGGAAGAGCTTCTGGCTATCAAGAAAGAACTGGACGGACGATAA
- the lpxB gene encoding lipid-A-disaccharide synthase translates to MKYYLIVGEASGDLHASHLMTALKAEDPQADFRFFGGDLMAAVGGTMVKHYKELAYMGFIPVLLHLRTIFANMKRCKEDIVAWNPDVVILVDYPGFNLNIAKFVHSETQIPVFYYISPKIWAWKEYRIKNIKRDVDELFSILPFEVEFYTLKHRYPIHYVGNPTVDEVTAYQKAHPKNPEAFLADNNLEDKPIIALLAGSRKQEIKDNLPDMLKAASAFPDYQLVLAGAPGIAPEYYKQYVGQAKVKIIFAQTYRLLQHAEVALATSGTATLETALFRVPQVVCYYTPIGKVVSFLRRHILKVKFISLVNLIADREVVKELVADTMTVGNMQNELKKLIEDQEYKNRMLAEYEYMADRLGPAGAPQHAARKMLELLKK, encoded by the coding sequence ATGAAGTACTATCTGATTGTCGGTGAAGCTTCCGGAGACTTGCATGCGTCCCATTTGATGACGGCCCTCAAGGCGGAAGATCCTCAGGCCGATTTCCGCTTTTTCGGCGGAGATCTGATGGCTGCCGTCGGAGGAACGATGGTGAAGCATTATAAAGAACTGGCGTATATGGGATTTATCCCTGTACTACTTCATTTGCGTACGATCTTTGCAAATATGAAACGTTGCAAGGAAGATATTGTGGCCTGGAATCCCGATGTGGTGATCTTGGTCGATTATCCCGGTTTCAATCTTAACATAGCTAAGTTTGTGCATTCCGAGACGCAGATTCCTGTCTTCTATTATATTTCTCCGAAGATATGGGCATGGAAAGAGTACCGCATAAAGAATATCAAACGTGATGTGGATGAACTTTTCTCCATTCTTCCTTTTGAAGTGGAGTTTTATACTTTGAAACACCGCTATCCTATACATTATGTAGGAAATCCTACGGTAGATGAAGTGACTGCCTATCAGAAAGCTCATCCCAAAAATCCGGAAGCATTCTTGGCGGATAATAACCTGGAGGATAAACCGATAATCGCACTATTGGCGGGAAGCCGGAAACAGGAGATCAAGGATAATCTGCCGGATATGCTGAAGGCGGCTTCTGCTTTTCCCGATTATCAACTGGTACTGGCCGGTGCTCCCGGCATCGCTCCGGAGTATTACAAGCAATATGTAGGGCAGGCTAAAGTGAAAATAATCTTTGCCCAGACCTATCGTTTGCTACAACATGCGGAGGTGGCTTTGGCCACTTCGGGTACGGCGACTCTTGAGACAGCCTTGTTCCGTGTTCCTCAGGTGGTTTGTTACTATACACCGATTGGAAAAGTGGTTTCGTTTTTGCGTCGTCATATATTGAAAGTGAAATTTATTTCACTGGTCAATCTGATTGCAGACCGTGAGGTCGTAAAGGAGTTGGTTGCAGATACAATGACAGTCGGAAATATGCAGAATGAACTAAAGAAACTGATTGAAGATCAGGAGTATAAGAATCGTATGCTTGCCGAATATGAGTATATGGCAGATCGGTTGGGACCTGCAGGTGCTCCCCAGCATGCCGCTCGCAAAATGCTTGAACTGTTGAAAAAATAA
- a CDS encoding NigD-like protein yields the protein MKKFNWLLVMLLLALVPALQSCDDDGYSIGDIGWDWATVRATGGGGYYLEGDRWGMIDPVASSIPWYKPVDGERVVAFFNPLADTDKGAQVKIEGIQEVLTKEVEDMTAENEEEFGNDPIVIYQGDMWLGGKFLNIIFHQYLPRSEKHRISLVQNKIEPEAPETPEALNVDEDGYIHLELRYNTYDDVTGYRGWGRVSYNLEEFYPTAKDAAETEFKGFKVTINSKENGEGRVIVLDLDHPVGVPEKAKDVHSTSFVK from the coding sequence ATGAAAAAATTTAATTGGCTTTTAGTAATGTTATTGCTCGCATTGGTACCTGCGCTGCAATCATGTGACGACGATGGGTACTCAATTGGAGACATAGGATGGGATTGGGCTACAGTTCGTGCCACCGGTGGCGGTGGTTATTATCTGGAAGGTGATCGTTGGGGTATGATTGATCCGGTGGCCAGTTCTATTCCTTGGTACAAACCGGTAGACGGTGAACGAGTAGTTGCTTTTTTCAATCCTTTGGCTGATACGGATAAGGGTGCTCAGGTAAAGATTGAAGGAATTCAGGAAGTGTTGACAAAAGAGGTGGAAGATATGACGGCTGAAAATGAAGAGGAATTCGGTAATGATCCTATCGTGATTTATCAAGGAGATATGTGGCTGGGAGGAAAGTTTTTGAATATCATCTTCCATCAGTATTTGCCTCGTTCTGAAAAGCACCGCATCAGTCTTGTACAGAATAAGATAGAACCGGAAGCTCCGGAAACACCGGAAGCTTTGAATGTGGATGAAGATGGGTATATACATCTGGAATTACGTTACAATACGTATGATGATGTAACTGGATACCGGGGATGGGGACGAGTTTCTTATAATCTGGAAGAGTTCTATCCAACGGCAAAAGATGCAGCTGAAACAGAATTTAAAGGATTTAAGGTGACTATTAATTCAAAAGAAAATGGAGAAGGAAGAGTGATCGTTCTTGATTTGGATCATCCGGTAGGCGTTCCGGAAAAAGCGAAAGATGTGCATTCTACTTCTTTTGTTAAATAG
- a CDS encoding ParA family protein, with amino-acid sequence MGKIIALANQKGGVGKTTTTINLAASLATLEKKVLVVDADPQANASSGLGVDIKQSECTIYECIIDRANVQDAILDTEIDSLKVISSHINLVGAEIEMLNLPNREKILKEVLTPLKKEYDYILIDCSPSLGLITINALTAADSVIIPVQAEYFALEGISKLLNTIKIIKSKLNPALEIEGFLLTMYDSRLRQANQIYDEVKRHFQELVFNSVIQRNVKLSEAPSYGIPTILYDADSTGAKNHLALAKEIINRNK; translated from the coding sequence ATGGGAAAAATAATTGCTTTGGCCAATCAAAAAGGGGGTGTAGGAAAGACCACGACTACGATTAATCTCGCAGCGTCACTTGCTACACTTGAAAAGAAAGTACTCGTGGTAGATGCAGACCCGCAAGCAAATGCCTCTTCCGGCCTGGGAGTGGACATCAAGCAGTCGGAATGCACTATCTATGAATGCATTATTGACAGAGCCAATGTACAGGACGCTATTCTTGACACAGAAATCGACTCTTTGAAAGTGATCTCTTCGCACATCAATCTTGTAGGAGCAGAGATTGAAATGCTGAACCTCCCAAACCGCGAAAAGATACTGAAAGAAGTGCTCACACCCTTGAAGAAAGAATATGACTATATTCTGATAGATTGTTCTCCTTCACTCGGACTGATTACCATCAATGCCCTGACGGCAGCCGACTCCGTGATCATCCCCGTGCAAGCTGAGTATTTTGCTCTCGAAGGCATCAGCAAACTGCTGAATACGATTAAAATCATCAAGTCGAAACTGAATCCCGCTCTGGAAATCGAAGGTTTCCTGCTGACGATGTATGACTCACGTCTGCGTCAGGCAAACCAGATTTACGACGAAGTGAAAAGACACTTCCAGGAATTAGTTTTCAACAGCGTGATCCAGCGAAATGTGAAACTGAGCGAGGCTCCCAGCTACGGTATCCCGACCATTCTTTATGATGCGGACTCTACCGGTGCCAAAAACCATCTCGCCCTTGCCAAAGAGATTATCAACAGAAATAAATAA
- a CDS encoding ParB/RepB/Spo0J family partition protein yields MATQKRNALGRGLDALLSMDDVKTEGSSSISEIELAKITVNPNQPRREFDQTALQELADSIAEIGIIQPITLRKLSDDEYQIIAGERRYRASQKAGLKTIPAYIRTADDENMMEMALIENIQREDLNAVEIALAYQHLLDQYELTQERLSERIGKNRTTIANYLRLLKLPAPIQMALQNKQLDMGHARALISLGDPKLQVKIFEEIQEHGYSVRKVEEIVKSLSEGEAVKSGTRKITPKRSKLPEEFNLLKQQLTGFFNTKVQLTCSEKGKGKISIPFSNEEELERIMEIFDTLKK; encoded by the coding sequence ATGGCAACACAAAAAAGAAATGCATTAGGACGCGGACTTGACGCCCTGCTCTCAATGGATGATGTGAAAACCGAAGGTTCTTCTTCCATTAGTGAAATAGAGTTGGCGAAGATTACCGTCAACCCCAATCAGCCACGCCGCGAATTCGATCAAACGGCATTGCAGGAACTGGCTGATTCCATTGCGGAAATCGGTATCATACAGCCTATCACTCTACGCAAGCTCTCGGACGATGAGTATCAGATCATCGCGGGAGAGCGTCGTTACCGTGCTTCACAAAAAGCAGGACTGAAAACCATCCCTGCCTACATCCGCACTGCCGACGACGAAAACATGATGGAAATGGCGCTGATTGAAAACATACAGCGTGAAGACCTGAATGCGGTAGAAATAGCATTGGCTTATCAACATCTGCTGGACCAGTATGAACTGACACAGGAACGCCTGAGCGAACGTATCGGCAAGAACCGGACCACTATCGCCAACTACCTGCGTCTGCTGAAACTGCCGGCTCCTATACAGATGGCTCTACAAAACAAACAGCTAGATATGGGACATGCACGTGCATTGATTTCATTAGGCGACCCCAAACTTCAAGTAAAAATATTCGAAGAGATACAGGAACACGGATACTCCGTCCGCAAAGTAGAAGAGATTGTCAAATCGCTGAGCGAAGGAGAAGCTGTGAAAAGCGGCACACGGAAAATCACTCCGAAACGCAGCAAACTACCGGAAGAGTTTAATTTACTAAAGCAACAACTCACGGGATTTTTCAACACCAAGGTACAACTGACTTGCTCCGAAAAGGGGAAAGGAAAAATCAGTATTCCTTTCAGCAACGAGGAGGAACTGGAACGTATCATGGAAATCTTCGATACGCTAAAAAAGTAG
- a CDS encoding DUF5683 domain-containing protein, giving the protein MTRKSKKYQLPIITLLLCFLQVAGIDVYAQEPVTPVQKDSIIQSREAPKARARRHRDPAQVMDSLKKDSIKILHPERLQATDSLSAVKIQIADSLDAANKKELKKIEQPAPIVVKTDTVPPVQDLNKKLFIPNPTKATWLAVVFPGGGQIYNRKYWKLPIIYGGFAGCAYALSWNGKMYKDYSQAYLDIMDSNPNTKSYEDLLPPNAQYNEEQLKNTLKRRKDSFRRFRDLSIFAFIGVYLISIIDAYVDAELSNFDISPDLSMKLEPTVIDNNSQFRSNSYKNKSVGLQCVLRF; this is encoded by the coding sequence ATGACAAGAAAAAGTAAGAAATATCAGTTACCCATCATCACCCTGCTTCTCTGTTTTCTACAGGTGGCAGGGATTGATGTGTATGCACAAGAACCTGTGACTCCGGTACAGAAAGACAGTATTATTCAGAGCCGGGAAGCACCGAAAGCACGTGCACGAAGGCACCGGGATCCTGCTCAGGTGATGGATTCGTTGAAAAAGGATTCAATCAAAATATTGCATCCGGAACGCCTGCAAGCAACCGACAGTCTGTCTGCTGTCAAAATACAGATAGCCGACAGTCTTGACGCAGCCAATAAAAAAGAACTGAAGAAGATAGAACAGCCGGCACCTATTGTAGTGAAAACCGACACAGTACCTCCTGTGCAGGATCTCAACAAGAAACTGTTCATTCCCAACCCGACCAAAGCAACATGGCTTGCAGTCGTATTCCCTGGCGGAGGACAGATTTACAACCGTAAATACTGGAAACTACCTATTATATATGGAGGGTTTGCAGGATGTGCGTATGCCCTCAGCTGGAACGGGAAAATGTATAAAGACTATTCACAGGCCTATCTGGACATCATGGACAGTAATCCAAACACCAAGAGCTATGAAGATTTGCTGCCACCGAACGCCCAGTATAATGAAGAGCAACTGAAAAACACCTTGAAACGAAGAAAGGACTCGTTCCGTCGTTTTCGGGACCTTAGTATATTTGCATTTATCGGAGTATACCTTATCTCCATCATCGATGCCTATGTCGATGCGGAATTATCGAACTTCGACATTTCACCTGACTTGAGTATGAAGCTGGAGCCAACTGTCATCGACAATAACAGCCAGTTCCGCTCCAACAGTTACAAGAATAAGTCAGTGGGACTGCAATGCGTACTACGATTTTAA